A single region of the Oncorhynchus keta strain PuntledgeMale-10-30-2019 chromosome 4, Oket_V2, whole genome shotgun sequence genome encodes:
- the LOC118374643 gene encoding zinc finger protein 438-like → MMKSLQFRSIAPKAPAAVVPSPTAVLSCQHPSALPEAASTAVSPKSILVPAQNYALMQVAGQEGTFSLVALPPSVSPQSPQQQQPQQQTIQKNLKLPIPRYQPMRAKSTPEKVKLATPTAVTTRPQRSIAAVKKKLSSPEPKEEPSKQVILIDSTASSEISALTALLPDNAVLYSGSPLEQVAVVDTTINHMSTPAPGPGPVTSMLQNLQYASGGFTKSSPVKLPQEESNIKVGIRPCQPKPVAQQPHPQPASSSITVLSPAIFSKAVQIIPTPPKGKLPILPYSNIKSTLIPATKLNLNAMSPKKAFPSQPGLPGLTPYPSDPQSKTPETAEALCQNHMPNSLLQSQPQAKTTGTLSLLGTLQMQKPPGKKRGRKRKTMEDILAFEARKKRSLSFFRRRVPDKPSPSAVISQQREVDISKKYRSIRPKPHHMLLMETVPQLVSLPSLTSSDSLEPELLIQHRLSAKVLEPGPRQPQSASTTLHLRGGSSSQRVYLGSSRPLHHCPTCSRCFQFKHHLQSHMNSHTNSRPYVCPVCRKAYAHSGSLSTHMKLHHSEGRPRRTLRCEFCEKAFGYVGVYFSHLREVHKVILTVEPSISQHEDDVPVEGVMSPDQGDEQGQEEREDPVELQIKCGRCQAITPTFADMKLHLLYVHGEEVQVRLRDGAGGLGGALQGGREAEDELVKHAAHYWRQLNEKRNLVRCGSCDEEFFSFSKLKRHILSHHQGGTEDDGNGEGEPTGRSARGGRGVLGQGSVFNCVLCSQVLDSKEEVMEHWAVHHHCEETQVLWEALSAYSGDREMDLPSHSPH, encoded by the exons ATGATGAAGAGCCTACAGTTCAGAAGCATTGCTCCCAAGGCCCCAGCAGCGGTAGTTCCCTCCCCGACCGCCGTCCTGTCCTGCCAGCACCCCTCTGCCCTCCCAGAGGCAGCCTCTACAGCCGTCAGCCCTAAATCCATCCTGGTCCCGGCCCAGAACTATGCCCTGATGCAGGTGGCAGGACAGGAGGGGACCTTCTCTCTAGTGGCCCTGCCGCCCTCCGTATCCCCTCAATCTCCACAGCAACAACAGCCGCAGCAACAGACAATCCAGAAGAACCTGAAGCTGCCCATCCCCAGATATCAGCCAATGAGGGCCAAGAGCACCCCGGAGAAGGTCAAATTAGCCACACCCACTGCCGTGACAACCCGGCCACAAAGGTCAATAGCGGCGGTAAAAAAGAAGTTGTCATCTCCGGAACCCAAGGAGGAGCCATCAAAACAGGTCATACTGATCGACTCCACAGCCTCCTCTGAGATCTCAGCCCTCACAGCCCTGCTCCCGGACAACGCTGTGCTCTACTCTGGGTCTCCACTGGAGCAAGTAGCAGTGGTGGACACCACCATCAACCACATGTCTACTCCTGCCCCCGGCCCGGGCCCCGTCACCAGCATGCTGCAGAACCTCCAATACGCATCTGGTGGTTTTACTAAAAGCTCCCCAGTCAAACTGCCACAGGAAGAGAGCAACATTAAGGTTGGCATTAGGCCATGCCAACCCAAGCCTGTAGCCCAACAGCCCCATCCACAGCCAGCAAGTAGCAgcatcactgtcctctctccagcCATCTTCAGCAAAGCTGTCCAGATTATACCCACCCCACCCAAAGGCAAGTTGCCCATCCTGCCCTACTCGAACATAAAAAGCACCCTCATACCAGCCACCAAACTCAACCTCAACGCCATGTCCCCCAAGAAGGCTTTCCCCAGCCAGCCTGGCTTGCCCGGCCTTACCCCATATCCCTCTGATCCCCAGTCCAAGACCCCAGAGACTGCAGAGGCCCTCTGTCAGAACCACATGCCAAACTCCCTGCTGCAGAGCCAGCCTCAGGCCAAGACAACTGGCACCCTGTCGCTGCTGGGAACGCTTCAGATGCAGAAACCACCCGgcaagaagagggggaggaagaggaagacaatgGAGGATATTCTGGCCTTTGAGGCAAGGAAGAAGAGATCCTTGTCGTTCTTTCGGAGGAGGGTTCCAGATAAGCCTTCTCCTTCGGCTGTCATCTCGCAGCAGAGGGAGGTGGACATCTCTAAGAAGTACCGCAGCATCAGACCCAAGCCTCACCACATGCTGCTGATGGAGACAGTTCCCCAGCTGGTCAGCCtgccctccctcacctcctctgaCAGCCTGGAACCAGAGCTCCTCATACAGCACCGACTCTCTGCTAAGGTTCTGGAGCCTGGTCCTCGCCAGCCCCAGTCAGCCTCTACCACGCTTCACCTGAGAGGGGGTAGTTCCTCTCAAAGGGTCTACCTGGGTAGTAGCCGGCCCCTCCACCACTGCCCCACCTGCAGCCGCTGCTTCCAGTTCAAACACCACTTGCAGAGCCATATGAACAGCCACACCAACAGTAGGCCTTACGTCTGTCCAGTGTGTCGTAAGGCCTATGCCCATTCCGGCTCGCTCAGCACTCACATGAAGCTGCACCACTCAGAGGGCCGACCACGCCGGACACTTCGCTGTGAGTTCTGTGAGAAGGCTTTTGGCTACGTGGGCGTGTACTTCAGCCATCTGAGGGAGGTGCATAAGGTTATCCTGACTGTGGAGCCATCCATCAGCCAACATGAAGACGACGTGCCTGTGGAGGG GGTGATGTCTCCAGACCAGGGGGACGAGCAGGGCCAGGAGGAGCGCGAGGACCCGGTGGAGCTCCAGATCAAGTGTGGTCGCTGTCAGGCCATCACCCCCACCTTCGCCGACATGAAGCTGCACCTGCTCTACGTGCACGGGGAGGAGGTGCAGGTGCGCCTGCGGGACGGGGCTGGTGGTCTGGGAGGGGCACTCCAAGGGGGCCGGGAGGCCGAGGACGAGCTGGTGAAACACGCCGCGCACTACTGGCGCCAGCTCAATGAGAAGAGGAACCTAGTCCGCTGTGGGAGCTGTGACGAAGAGTTCTTCTCCTTCTCCAAGCTGAAGCGGCATATCCTCTCCCACCACCAGGGGGGGACAGAGGacgatgggaatggagagggggagccGACCGGCCGCTCAGcccggggagggagaggagtcctCGGGCAGGGCTCAGTGTTTAACTGTGTGCTGTGCAGCCAGGTCCTGGACAGTAAGGAGGAGGTGATGGAGCACTGGGCGGTCCACCACCACTGTGAGGAGACCCAGGTACTCTGGGAGGCCCTCAGCGCCTACTCAGGGGACAGGGAGATGGACTTGCCCTCTCACAGCCCACATTAA